The DNA region ccaacagcagagtcccaacatcagtcccaacaccttaccactgctccacctggcatcagcggagccttgtctggcagcgaagcagttcattcagcctcatttactgctttaaaaaaacatagctgatatagctgacttgcttaaacaaatggggtttctactgacaattgagatgtacaaactatggcgtAAGGGGACGACAAggggataagaggcaatctgtaatttcgattaagacattaatgagcgagctacgACGGATgttgtcaatataactatttgttcagcacttttgaaatgtacaacgacagaattcagaacatgggccatttttacagtgttctccctgtactccaagtcagaactgtagaataaataaagggggcatataagcagaaaatatttgatgattacaaatgaaatgaaatcaaagtttatttgtcacgtgcgccgaatacaacagtgaaatgcttacttacaggctctaaccaatagcgcaaaaaaggtattaggtgaacaataggtaggtaaagaaataaaacagtaaaaagacaggctatatactgtagcgaGGCTTTAAAAGTAGCGAGGCTTCATACaaacaccggttagtcaggctgattgaggtagtatgtacagtggggagaacaagtatttgatacactgacgattttgcaggttttcctacttacaaagcatgtagaggtctgtaatttttttatcataggtacacttcaactgtgagatacggaatctaaaacaaaaattcagaaaatcacatcgtATGTTTTTAAAGTAATTCATTAGCATTTTCCTGCATGACattagtatttgatcacctaccaaccagtaagaattccggctctcacagacctgttagtttttctttaagaagccctcctgttctccactcattacctgtattaactgcacctgtttgagcTTGTTACCttaataaaagacacctgtccacacactcaatcagactccaacctctccacaatggccaagaccagagagctgtgtgtgacgaccctcccactctgtcggccgtattctctctttgttcttgtttccttattaggatgccggtgggcggagttgagagggtcgtcagctacatgagaaacacctgggccaggtgtgtcCCAGGTTAAAttgacctcttccacattcatggaagagactctctccatgcagacacctttctaGATTTTGTtgtgtccccctgctcaagccagcgcatgtccaggcccatctgaagtttgccaatgaccatctggatgattcagaggaggaataggagaaggtcatgtggtctgatgagacaaaaatagagctttttggtataaactccactcgccgtgtttggaggaagaagaaggatgagtacaaccccaagaacaccatcctaaccgtgaagcatggaggtgcaaacatcattctttggggatgcttttctgcaaaggggacaggatgactgcaccgtattgaggggaggatggatggggccatgtatcacgagatcttggccaacaacctccttccctcagtaagagcattgaagatgggtcgtggctggatATGGgaagcatgacaacgacccgaaacacacagccagggcaactaaggagtggctctgtaagaagcatctcaaggtcctggagtggcctagccagtctccagacctgaacccaatagaaaatctttggagggagctgaaagtccgtattgcccagcgacagccccgaaacctgaaagatctggagaaggtctgtctggaggagtgggccaaaatccccgctgcagtgtgtgcaaacctggtcaagaactacaggaaacgtatgatctctgtaattgctaACAAAGGTttatgtaccaaatattaagttctgcttttctgatgtatcaaatacttatgtcatgcaataaaatgcaaatgaattacttaaaaatcatacaatgtgattttctggatttttgttttagattccgcctctcacagtttgtaagtaggaaaacctgcaaaatcggcagtgtattaaatacttgttctccccactgtacatgtagatatggttaaagtgactatgcatatatgatgaacagagagtagcagtagcgtaaaagagggggttggcgggtggtgggtgggacacaatgcagatagcccagttagccaatctgcgggagcactggttggttggccaaattgaggtagtatgtacatgtatagctaaagtgactatgcatatatgataaacagagagtagcagcagcgtaaaaaagagggggggggggggggacaatacaaatagtccaggtagccatttgattacctgttcaggagccttatggcttgAGGGAAAAACTGTTGAAAAGCCTTTTTTGACCTacgtagtagagagaacagtctatgactggggtggctggggtctttgacaatttttaggggcttccctctgacaccgcctggtgtagaggtcctggatggcaggcagcttagccccagtgatgttaATGGgcgccgtacgcactaccctctgtgcaaccaggatgctctcgatgttgcagctgtagaaccttttgaggatcccaggacccatgccaaatctttttagtttcctgagggggaataggctttgtcgtgccctcttcacgactgtcttggtgtgtttggaccattctagtttgatgttgatgtggacaccgaggaacttgaagctctcaacctgctccactacagcccagtcgatgagaatgggggtgtgctcggtcctccttttcctgtagtccacaatcatctccttagtcttggttacatttctctaaaacaggttataggctacatgtgcaccaccaagtcagaacagtaggggaaattaagaggtgaaaatagaccaaattatcagggtgaggcacatgggctactaacacaatatacacttagtattactttcttagctatagtatacatatctccctggcatattacatcatttatgggctcaccttgtgctgtgctcacttgaacaggaaggtggcgtggcggtccttcgtgggcaaattttgttaTCAAACTTTGTTgtcaaagtctgtcattctctggattgatggtgctttcaagacaactgggaactcgaagaaaaaaaatcaaggttgaatcatgatgacgtcagtgatcttctgGTCGTAACtttagaaagaggcctgagttcccgatttacaattcagagttggatgaaagttcaaaacgtattttcgaAGTCGTAGCTCGTAGCTCGAGTTCCCAGCTGTCTTGAACtcacagttagccactgattccttccaaaccactcattgttgaatttgcgatttccaacttgttgtggaatgtttatgtccaatggccgatgagcaccgatacgttttatctataatttatcttcattatttctcttcatatgacaaggattaaaaaggatttgccagtagattgtcaacttgattcatgatgatgatgctagctaagatttaggaagtatgatgttgacatgatcagtccaatcaaagctatataatgtgatttgaggtcattttatctgtggtcaATGAACATGAggcttcttggatgggcacttctaatgtaactatattgcagcacccaaggggcttgaattgtCGAAATCTCCATATTTTCTGCTGTCTTGCCACACtgccacagaaagcactgagatAGGCTGAAACACCTACATTTTGGAGCTCCCTTACTCAATaaaaccatgtttgtatgcggctttattaactcaatgatatatatatattttcccattgtttgcaaactgatatgtgacaagtATTAAagacaaaataacatgcaaaataggcaagccccccccaaaaaaagtatgGGTCGCCACTGGCCACTTTATACaatgttggtaacccattgtaaaaaagtgataatgcccttgaagccggcgattggaggatatattggcacaacgtggtctcgggcctaacaacacccgtgccaatatatcctcaaaacaccggcttctcgggcattatcacttaattaaaGAGCACCCTTGTTCTCAATTCCACCCTGTGGTGACATGGCAGAGTAGCCTACTATGCAGTCTGAGTTGGGAAGAGGAATAGCCTTGCGTAGGACTGTCTGTCACTGAGGCTGCTTGCGAGCACAGCCCATAAATGCTTTTACGTTTTTTAATTAGTTTATTATCATTTATTTATGCAAGTCTACAAATGCAAGGAAAGCTTTGATTTTACGTTAACGTCTGCCTGCCTCACTGAACCAAACAGAATAATAAATATCCTCTCATTTTATACCTAATAGCTGGAGTGGTTTATTTCCGCTGAATACTCTGGACGGGAATCCAGCCTTTAATTTCATGGATGGTTGTTCAACAGTAGGGAAGAGATTAACCGTGCACCTATGTCAACACACCCGTGAGAAAAAAAGTTGGAGGGGTAAAAAGGTGAAAGTCAAACTCAGTCAATATTGATTAAAGACAGACAGCTAAGAAAGCTTTATTGAATTTTCACTCCTGTTGATGTACTTGCTCTTACTTTACAGAAGGCCTTTGATACATCGGGCTCTGCTGAGTGCATAGGAACAAATCAACAACACCCACTGAATGAGAAGCCAAATATACCTGTGGTAATGAATCTTCATAAGTGCACCATGTTCTGAGATGTCCATGTCCCCGTATCTGCTAATGAAGCGGACTGGGAGGGGAAGGGAGCCTTCTCTGCACAATGTCGCTGACCATGTTGCATTATCATGTTAATCATTAGCCTAAATAGACTATTTTAATGCACTGTGTTGAAGTGTTTGTTCTGTGTTTCAACTATGATATCACTAAAGAAATGATGAAAAACACATCTAGGTTATGATAATGACAAGAAACATTGTTGCTattaaaaataattataatatatttatattataataAGTAGTAGTGGTGTTATCATGACTCTCGTGCCACAGGGACTTTTATTAGTAGCGATGCGCTGCTGCGCTGACAGAATGATTGACATTTCATCGCGCGCTCTGTGCGCCGCACCTGTTTTAATCCCGCAAGACTGGAAATCCGAAGCACAGGACACAGAGAGTCGGCCGCGCACAGGTTACAGATATACACACCTCATCCCACATTTATAGGATATACTGAAGTCAGGGAGTCGACGAAGTGGGAGAGCAGGAACACGAGTCAGGTTATTATTGTGCCTGCACCCAGCCGGAGATGCCAGGACTTTACAGCCTTTTCGGCATCATGTAGGACAGGATGAAGCCCTGCACACCCGTGTTGATTAGGAGGAGTGAAGTGGACGGAGTGACAGATGCTTCCTTGACCAACTCTTCAAATGTTGATGACCAAAGGATGGAGAAACAGACCTTGGTGACAGCTATCAGTTTGTCCATGAGCCTGGCGTCACTGGTGCTTCTCATCACCGCTATCATGACTGACCACTGGTACGAGACGGACACCACACGGCACAGGCAGAACTGCGACCAGTTCGGTCCGGACGCCAACGAACACAAGAACCGGTTGATGCCCATCTATCACCTGCCCCTGATGGACAGCAGCAATCCTCGGAGGAACCAGGCGCTGCTCCGGGCGATCCACGTCGGGAGTAGAGAGGAGCTCCTGGAAAATTGGAGGTCCATTTTGGGAATGGGAATTTTAGAAACGGAATGCGGGCGCCCCATTTTCTCCACTTACTCTGGACTTTGGAGGAAATGTTATTATCTAGGAAAGGACAAGGACATCGACAACCTCATATCCAAGGGTAAGAAATGCTGTGGGGAATTTGACCCGGGGCCCAGTGCGTTGCAGTGAAACCGCATCCCTTGGAGATATTACTTAACATCCGACCCAATATATAGGCCTATAACTTTCCTGAAAGAAATAGGCCTTTTTGTAAATGCATGCAATGCTGTTCAATGGTCATTTCAATTAATGATATATCCATTGATCCTTGAAAAAAACGAATGAGTTTAGTAGGTTACAACTGACTTAAACCCATTATAACCCAAAATGGAGTTGTTTTTGTTGTAATTTCAGTGTTTGTAAACAAACGAtgtatagcttcaaaacatgTTTTAAACTATCATGTTGTCCTCTGAGATTCTGTGTGGGTCTAGCCCATCTGTAAGCCATGGTTGTGTATATTTGTGTCCATAACAAATCTATTAATTTGGATAACCACTATGGCCTATGTGTGTAGACACGCTGCATGCGTGGTGGAGTGTGTCCACCATACAGACCTCAGAGAAGCTCTCTGATCTGATCAGCTTCAGACTGCATCTGTCAGAAATCAAGGTCATTACATTTGAGCTGACACCAAAGCCATTCTAGGAAGCGTTGGATGTGTTCAATAtacattatatttctatgatccATATAATTTGCATGAGGATAGAACGTGATATCAATATGAATATATGTGAATAGATTAATGGGCGCCTTCTGTACATAACATGCTGTGAACTCAATCAATTGGAAATTTGCTCAAAAGCTCGAAATCGTGGAGTTGAGTTTGGTCAGCTAGGGTTCTCAAATAAAAATTGAGTATACCAATTAATATAGTGACAATGGAAATGTCAGTAGGCCAACTTTTTGTAATATTGGTATATAGTTTGCGGAAGGGGAGCAGTTCAGATCCCTGTCATACTTAATGCCACAATTCTACTGAATTacagttaatataaggaaatcagtcaattgaaataaggccctaatctatggatttcacatgacttggcaaaggtgcagccatgggtgggcctgggagggcacaaACTCtcaccacttgggagccaggcccagccaatcagaaatagCTTTCTCACAAAGGGATATATTAGACAGAAATACCCCTAATTTTCATCAGCAGTCCGGGTAGctgtctcagacgatcccacaggtgaagaagggcaggcgtggttacacgtgatctgcggttgtgagtctggttggacgtactgccaaattcaataaaatgatgttggaggcagcGTATGATAAAGAAAAtagcattcaattctctggcaatagctcAGGTGGACTATCTTGCAGTCAGCAAGTCAATAGCACTTtttctcaaaacttgagacattggcggcattgtgttgtgttacaaaagCTGCACATTTTttgtgaccttttattgtccccagcacaaggtgaacctgtgtaatgatcatgctgtttaatcagcttctagatacgccacacctgtcaggtggatgaattatcttggcaaagatgaaatgctcactaacagggatgtaaacaaatttgtgcacaaaatttgagagaaataagctttttgtgcgtatggaacatttctgggatcagtTATTTCAGATCATgtaaaatgggaccaacactttacatgttgcgtttatattgttgttcagtacaCATCACTCCAAAACATGTTAGTTATCAGAGATGTAGTAGACCTATTTGGGTTGGTGCGGCATTTCCACGTTTGGCTTTTACTAGTCTAGAGGAAGTCAAATCTGCCATCTTGTGGGTAAAATTCTAACTTACAGCCTCTAAAACCCTATTATGAAGTCTGTTCACATGACATGTAGGTCTGAATATCAAAGTAAACCTTATCGTGTACGTGACCATACTATAGCAACTAATTATATAGAGTTAAGATGCTAGAATAAATCATGGCATTAAAGTGAAAGTAGACCCCCTTGGGCTTTATAAAGTCTAGAAACAGGGGAGTCTACTTAATAAATGAGTACAGCTTTTCTCAAGACAACTGTCCTTGAGAAACACTTGCCCTTTTCTATATGTTGGCCTTAACCTGATACACATTATGTTCACACAAGTTATTGTCTCTGTGCAGGTATAGCCCAGCGATGCACCATCATCAAGTACCATTTCTCCCAGCCCATACGTCTCCGCAACATCCCTCTCAACCTGACCCGTACCATCCAGCAGGACGAGTGGCACCTCTTACGTAAGATCCTTTTCTCATTATGAAGGAGGTTCCCTGATGGGCCTGATTCATTCAGACATCCTATTACTCTCCCACTATCTTCCATTCAAAAGGTTGGCATATATTAATTTACATTTACTTCCCGATGTCAGACCTGCGGCGGATCACAGCAGGGTTTCTAGGCATGGCGGCAGCCGTTCTGTTGTGTGGCTGCATCGTGGCGTCTGTCAGCTTCGCCTGGGAGAAGTCTCTCACTCAGCACGTCTCTGGGCTGCTCTTTCTCATGGCAGGTactgttacaccccccccccccccccctcctaaaaAAAACCCTCACCTGATTGTGATAGTCCGTTTTCTTAAACAACTGATTTTTCTTGcacattctcctcctctctttgcgGTCCCTCTTCCTTCTTAGGTATCTTCAGCACCATCTCCCTGTGTACCTACGCGGCCAACGTGTCCTACGACCTGGCCAGGGTCCCTCCCTTCATCTACGGGCTGCCTGCTGACGTGGAGCATGGCTACAGCTGGTCCAGCTTCTGTGCCTGGCTCAGTCTGGGGCTGACGGTGACGTCTGGATGCCTGTGCACCACCTTCCCCATCCTCAGCTGTAGCAGCAGCAAAGCCCAGCAGGGCAAGGGTGCCCCCAACGCCGGTGTCTGACACACATCTTGCTGCGTTTGATATACACTTTGCTgtgtgttacacacacactgagctgcagCAAGGGCTTGTAGGAAGAAAGAGTCTAGTATGTCTGTGTCCGACACACCCCTTTACTGCGTCGGACACACCTCTTACTGCATCTTTCACATCAACAGCCTGCTGACCAAGCCCATCCCCAGACATCTGTCTGACACTGCTGCAGCAGGCGCCTGGGACTAACATTGACTCCTATGTTTTCAGGGTGAAAACCCTTCTGAGTGCTTCTACTAGACCCTGCATCTAAATCTAGGTTACCTCCATGGAGCAAAACATCCTGGAATGATGTggctcaacccccccccccccccccccccccccatcatcaaTGGTTATCAACCCCTGATCCTCCCAGTGGAACCAAAGCGGAGTGTATTTACCTTAGTCTCAGTGGATGTATTCCGTCATCTAATCGCAGACAGTGTATAATTGTTGGATGTGAGTCGTGGTCTGATTGGGTAAATAGAGCTGCAGAATTTCAGACTCCTGAGAAGTGAAACTCAAGAACTATGCATTATTTCCTTCCACCATTAACAAAGTAATTGGAAATATAGAATAAAAGTAGTAACACATTTGGGTTTGACATTCTATGACATTTAAGCTTTTCTCTTCATTTTGTGGTAGTACAGTACACGTCGGTAAAATTCTAACCATGCCAAATTGATACAGTGATGTTCTGTGTTTCACAGGTGGTATTGTCTTTgaagtgtgtgtgaatgtctctTGAATCCAGTGTATCCATCTCCTAAAAGTCTCACTCGGGCTCCACTATGCAGGGGTtgagtgtgtgtatacagtgaggTCCACTGAGTGTGGTAGTAGCAGTCAGTATCTTGACATACTTGTGAATAAGAGCATCTATAGCTCCCAGGCTCACTCTGTGGTAGCTTAGGGGCTGCAGTGAGGGGAAAAGGCTTGGGGTATGGGAGGGGTCCACATCCCCTCCTAATCCCaccccagtcccctctccctgggTGTGTGAGGTTACTGGTCTGGGGGtcatgcttttcttcagcaggcaGGAGAGCTGGGGACTAAGCAGCAAAACCAGGGTCCCACCCACACGGAGAACTCTGAAAAAACATGATTAATATAAATCAATCAATAAGCAATTCCTTTCTCAACTTTTGCTGTATCCTGAATGTTTATTTGAGCAATTATGAAATTGGGATACGTGATACTACAGTTAGCTAAATACAatacctttccatctctctcacaATCACTGGAAGAGAGGCAGCCATGTCAGTCTTGGTGCCAAACTTCTTCCCAAAAGGGACGTCACAGACAACGACATCCACACTACAGGAAGGCAGTGGAATCTCTTCACAGAAAGGAGGAAAACGAGGAGGAATGAATTAAATCAGGAAATCATGCAGAATAATTTACTGCATTGTGGGTAAACAAATACcattatacctacagtatatcaggGACAACTGCTACATGCATTAAAACACCTAATTTGATCTACAGTACATACGTCAGAATTAACCACATTTTTATGAAGTCATACATGACAAATGGTCATAAACAGCATACTTCACAATAACTCATGTGTAGTGGATTGGCATTCCTACCCTTGGATGATGCCTGCAGCAGCTGCACCCTATCCCCAAACTTTGCAAACTCCACATTCTGATCAGCTTTCACCAACTGAGACTCGTCAATGTCCAGACCCAGGAAAAAGGCATCCTGTTTAGAGAAAAAAACACTATGAATTTCTGAACAAAACAACATATTTAAGTGGAATTATACAAATGTAATGGAATTAAAAAAGGATCAGCATGTTTACAACATTTTTCTGTCAATTACATCCCTTAACTACATCCACGTCAAAAATCTAACACAAGCATCCCACATGACATAACATTAAAATGGGATCAATATAAAAGGTTCCCTCAGAAGACTCACCTGATATTCATGTGCAGCCTCCAGTAGAATAGTTCCCACTCCACACATCGGGTCTATCACACAAGAGCCAGgctggtagagagaggagggaatacaTTCAGAACACACTAGGCCAAGCGACGGTGTGAGAAGAGAACAAAATAGTTGGCCCTTTTGATGTTAGCACAGAACCTCAGAACACAACCAAACATCAAAGAGAGGAAGATGAGACCAAACACGTGAGCTGGAGAGAGGAACTCCTTCCATGCCATGAGGTAGCTACAGTACCTTGATGTCTGACAGAGAGGCCATGGCCCAGGCTATAGTGGATCTCAGCCCAGTAGTCTTCATATAACTCCGGTTGGCTAAAGGAAGCCTGGCGAGAAAGAAGGAAGCATACACTATTAGACATAGTCAACTAGAAGAGATATCCAGAAGGAAATAGACATTGAATACAGTTGTCGACACAGAgggcaagaacaggttctgatcATGTCACCAACCTGAGGAGAGGTATCCCGAGGACACAGTGGTCATCACTCATATACACATTCACCTACAGAGGAAACacatgatatacagtgcattcggaaagtattctgaccccttgactttttccacattttgttacgttacagccttattctaaatggatTCAATTAATTACCTTCACACaataacccacaatgacaaagcgaaaacaggtttttagacattttttgcaaatttatcaaAACAAAAcctatttatataagtattcagacctttagctatgagacttgaaattgagctcaggtgcatcctgtttccattgatcatccttgagatgtttctacaacttgattggagtccacctgtggtaaattcaattgatcgaACAACGATTTCAAAagggcacaaacctgtctatgtaaggtcccacagttgacagtgcatgtcagagcaaaaaccaagccatgaggtcgaaggaattgtccatagagctccgagacaggattctgtcgaggcacggatctggggaagggtaccaaaacatttctgcagtattgaaggtccccaagaacacagtgcctccatcattcttaaatggaagtagtttggaaccaccaagactcttcctagagctggccgcccggccaaactgagcaatcgggggagaaggtccttggtcagggaggtgaccaagaaccctgaTGGTCACTTTGAAAGAGCTACAGAGTTTCTCTCTATGGTGATGGGAGAAActtacagaaggacaacaatctctgcagcagttcaccaatcaggcctttgtggcaGAGTGGCCAGCTGGAAGCCACTctccagtaaaaggcacacgacagcccacctggagtttgccaaaaggcacctaaagactctcagaccatgagaaacaagattgtccagtctgatgaaatcaagattgaactctttggcctgaatgccaagtgtcacacctggaggaaacctggcaccatccctacggtgaagcatggtggtagcagcatcatgctgttgggatgtatttcaggggcagggactgggagactagtccggatcgagggaaagatgaacggagcaaactaCAGAGAGATTCTTAAtaaaaacctgatccagagcgctcaggacctcagactggagtgaaTGTTCACCTCAAGCAGCACGACACGATCTCCTTCGcatatagttgatcaggctgttgattgtggtctgtggaattttgtcccactcctcttcaatagctgtgcgaagttgctggatattggcgggaactggaacacgctgtcgtacttGTTGAGCATCCCCCAGAGCATcccaaaacatgctcaatgggtgacatgtctggtgagtatgcaggccatggaagaaaatctcattttatttgtcacaggcgccaaatacaacaccttaccgtgaaatgcttacttacaagccattaaccaacaatgcagtcaagaaaatagagttaagaacatatttactgggatattttcagcttccaggaattgtgtacagatccttgtgtaCAGACATGGGGTCATACATTATCatgatgaaacatgaggtgatggtgacagatgaatggcacgacaatgggactCAGGATCTcatc from Oncorhynchus mykiss isolate Arlee chromosome 1, USDA_OmykA_1.1, whole genome shotgun sequence includes:
- the LOC110530346 gene encoding transmembrane protein 178A-like, with the protein product MKPCTPVLIRRSEVDGVTDASLTNSSNVDDQRMEKQTLVTAISLSMSLASLVLLITAIMTDHWYETDTTRHRQNCDQFGPDANEHKNRLMPIYHLPLMDSSNPRRNQALLRAIHVGSREELLENWRSILGMGILETECGRPIFSTYSGLWRKCYYLGKDKDIDNLISKGIAQRCTIIKYHFSQPIRLRNIPLNLTRTIQQDEWHLLHLRRITAGFLGMAAAVLLCGCIVASVSFAWEKSLTQHVSGLLFLMAGIFSTISLCTYAANVSYDLARVPPFIYGLPADVEHGYSWSSFCAWLSLGLTVTSGCLCTTFPILSCSSSKAQQGKGAPNAGV
- the thumpd2 gene encoding THUMP domain-containing protein 2 isoform X3; this encodes MEPFLIQEVKTKLAAKDVDHIPGKVFFTTSFEIKQVRELKSAERLFLLLKRLSAPTAKTPSGIQSRLMGDGSDWTRAVLSWRCLQRDLMMRSDCTLSLGLPGRKRKMEEESGVEGSTCNGPNGTQKLGLGGERRELGLSKDHISSTEDSGSVNCVAGDKDEENRIEGSRDRKTSTVSFRVNCRCSGALSRLFSPQDLSRIIGTAASRQLGWRVDLRKPDLEVNVYMSDDHCVLGIPLLRLPLANRSYMKTTGLRSTIAWAMASLSDIKPGSCVIDPMCGVGTILLEAAHEYQDAFFLGLDIDESQLVKADQNVEFAKFGDRVQLLQASSKEIPLPSCSVDVVVCDVPFGKKFGTKTDMAASLPVIVREMERVLRVGGTLVLLLSPQLSCLLKKSMTPRPVTSHTQGEGTGVGLGGDVDPSHTPSLFPSLQPLSYHRVSLGAIDALIHKYVKILTATTTLSGPHCIHTLNPCIVEPE
- the thumpd2 gene encoding THUMP domain-containing protein 2 isoform X4 — its product is MGDGSDWTRAVLSWRCLQRDLMMRSDCTLSLGLPGRKRKMEEESGVEGSTCNGPNGTQKLGLGGERRELGLSKDHISSTEDSGSVNCVAGDKDEENRIEGSRDRKTSTVSFRVNCRCSGALSRLFSPQDLSRIIGTAASRQLGWRVDLRKPDLEVNVYMSDDHCVLGIPLLRLPLANRSYMKTTGLRSTIAWAMASLSDIKPGSCVIDPMCGVGTILLEAAHEYQDAFFLGLDIDESQLVKADQNVEFAKFGDRVQLLQASSKEIPLPSCSVDVVVCDVPFGKKFGTKTDMAASLPVIVREMERVLRVGGTLVLLLSPQLSCLLKKSMTPRPVTSHTQGEGTGVGLGGDVDPSHTPSLFPSLQPLSYHRVSLGAIDALIHKYVKILTATTTLSGPHCIHTLNPCIVEPE
- the thumpd2 gene encoding THUMP domain-containing protein 2 isoform X1; translation: MNDSNCQCAALKLYCTAGNGMEPFLIQEVKTKLAAKDVDHIPGKVFFTTSFEIKQVRELKSAERLFLLLKRLSAPTAKTPSGIQSRLMGDGSDWTRAVLSWRCLQRDLMMRSDCTLSLGLPGRKRKMEEESGVEGSTCNGPNGTQKLGLGGERRELGLSKDHISSTEDSGSVNCVAGDKDEENRIEGSRDRKTSTVSFRVNCRCSGALSRLFSPQDLSRIIGTAASRQLGWRVDLRKPDLEVNVYMSDDHCVLGIPLLRLPLANRSYMKTTGLRSTIAWAMASLSDIKPGSCVIDPMCGVGTILLEAAHEYQDAFFLGLDIDESQLVKADQNVEFAKFGDRVQLLQASSKEIPLPSCSVDVVVCDVPFGKKFGTKTDMAASLPVIVREMERVLRVGGTLVLLLSPQLSCLLKKSMTPRPVTSHTQGEGTGVGLGGDVDPSHTPSLFPSLQPLSYHRVSLGAIDALIHKYVKILTATTTLSGPHCIHTLNPCIVEPE
- the thumpd2 gene encoding THUMP domain-containing protein 2 isoform X2, giving the protein MAAHVGNGMEPFLIQEVKTKLAAKDVDHIPGKVFFTTSFEIKQVRELKSAERLFLLLKRLSAPTAKTPSGIQSRLMGDGSDWTRAVLSWRCLQRDLMMRSDCTLSLGLPGRKRKMEEESGVEGSTCNGPNGTQKLGLGGERRELGLSKDHISSTEDSGSVNCVAGDKDEENRIEGSRDRKTSTVSFRVNCRCSGALSRLFSPQDLSRIIGTAASRQLGWRVDLRKPDLEVNVYMSDDHCVLGIPLLRLPLANRSYMKTTGLRSTIAWAMASLSDIKPGSCVIDPMCGVGTILLEAAHEYQDAFFLGLDIDESQLVKADQNVEFAKFGDRVQLLQASSKEIPLPSCSVDVVVCDVPFGKKFGTKTDMAASLPVIVREMERVLRVGGTLVLLLSPQLSCLLKKSMTPRPVTSHTQGEGTGVGLGGDVDPSHTPSLFPSLQPLSYHRVSLGAIDALIHKYVKILTATTTLSGPHCIHTLNPCIVEPE